GAGGTGCATAAGATATTATGTAAAACACAACTTGAACAAGGAGGAACAAATAAAGAACCATAAGAAATGTTATGCAACCCCCAAGTCAATAACAAAGGTAACAATAAATTGCTTACAAACTAGAAATTCGAGTCATTGTCATTATTATCAGATAAATATTATTGACCGACTCTGTTTTGTCGTGCGTTCATCATCTTATATTTTACTCATTCCCTTGTTTACGCACTTCCACGAGGAGCAATAGTTGCTTCACATTGAAGTTGTGCTTTACGTAAATATACAAGTACACGCCAAGATTGTACCTCTTGGCTGGCTTTGGTCACGAGCTAGAAGAAAACTGGACCTAGATCTACTACCACAACGCTAGAGCCCAACAATATACGAGTGCTGTTGCGGGTGTGCGAGCACAAGTCTCTTTAACAACCGAAAATCGTGAGAGACAATCTCAAGTagatatgacaaaaaaaaaagtagcaaGTTTCACAATAGACTCAACGACCACGTTTTCTTCAAGGTTCAACAATGTTTTGCAgctaataaaagaaaaagacccAACGTCATCAACAGACTTTTAAGAAGGATTTTTCCACGACAGAATAGTCGGCACATTCAACTCTTACCACCAGACCCAAAAGTCTACTAATATACtcaaaagattttatattataaaagtcAAAAGGAGAACCACAAAGGCAGGGTAGATAGATATAAAGCAGCTTCCTTTTGACATTCGTCGTCATTATCACATTCCCACTTTTACTTTACAAACCCACCTGCACCTTCCTCGTCGCTTCCAGGAATCTCCTTATTCAACTTTGGCTGACGTCAAACAAACTCTCGTTTTGTTAGCTTTATGACTTAGAACACTTTCTATAACAAAATCTCTACTACTACCAACTAACTTGCCTGGTTTTGAAGAGCTGTTATTGTGGACCTAAGCAGATCATCTCCTACTATTCCCCGCAGCTTCCTCACAAACTCTCCTCGCGTCATCTTCTTTTCCTgcataaaattttttttcttcaactcTCATGCACTTCTCAAAATGTATCATGGCAAACTAGCTCAGATCAGATTTCTACCCTCAGTTGTTGGTAGTCAGCATTGATGAAACACATGTCCTTCTCTGCAATCTTGGGTGAGATTGCTGCAAACAGAGTAGGAAACGGCATCCAAGGAGATTTGGGTTTCGTAGTGCTCGAACCCACACTGTTTGCGCTCCCTGAACCTCTTTCAGGCCCCTGTTTACAACCAAACAACCGATGTATAGATGTTCAATTCCTTTGGTGACAAGATctcatacaaaagaaaaataatcaaagGAGCAAACTGACGTTTGAGTCTACCTGCGGGGGAGGAAGATCCTTGGGTCCTTCCAAAGTGACACCTGAGTTATCATGCCTAGCAACCATATCACCTGCAGGAACCAGTGTATGTCATCGACTTCTTATATTGCACAAAACAGAATTTAATGGATCGAAATACCCATTAAACCGTGAGTATCTCCATCCGACCCCCGGATGATTCAATCAAAGACGTGTCTCTTGAAACCAAACGTGTTTAATAACACCGGAGGTCGTTAGGTTTTATCACACACGGGAtcctttttttattctttataattttatcggTTGAGACCTGAGCTTCAGCCAGATCTATAAGCTGTCTCCCTTTCAATGCGTCATcagttatgattttaatttgttGAACAAGTTCATATGTGAGGAATGAAAAGGGAACAAACTAATCACCTTCAGCATTGTGAGGAACAGACAGCTTGAACCTAACAACATATTCAGGGAATATATGGGTATTCATATTGATGTTCCAGACAATGTAATTTTTCGGATTCTCGACATCATCGACTCCATTGTCATACTCTTCTCCACCAGAGAAAAACTGTGCTTTATCACCACGAAGAAGCTCCATGTTCCCCATTATTATACGGCACAAAACCATGTACCGTACTCCATTTTCGTCAATATCACAGTACCTCGCACTGTAAACAAGCTTTTCAGCAAAGATATCTATTGGAGGTAGGAGCTTAAAATACACGAACTAAAAATACAATAGAAGAAACTAATATGAGGCAGGGAAAGGGAAACCTGAAGTAAGGGCAGTCTGCAGCAGTTAAATGTATCCCAACACCATACATGGACTTTCGAATAAATGCTCCCCCAACTCCAAGTCCCTGCATCATAATCCCAGATAGAACTTCCCTCTTTGCAGGAAGCCATGCGTATCTAACGTTTGCGTCCCCTCGATGTTTCTTGGTGATCTCAACCTGCTTCTGGAAAAGCTCTAGGCGAGCTTCCGCAATCTCACTGGAAAAACGGCCCACGTCTAGCACCGCTACATGGCCTAGAGAAGCTGTACCTACTGCAAACATCTTTTTTACTGCATCTTTATCAAGGCCTTCGGCTCCAGCAGGCTTGACACCAGAGACTGCTATAGCATCCGTCTCATCCCATTTCGAAACAGCAGGTTCAATCCTGCGGCTGCAGCTATCCTCGGCTGGATCATCATCCATACTGTCACCAGATTCATCACTGCACTCCTCCAAATTCAACCTCGGCTCCCCAGCATTAACATCAATCTCAAGGCGCAACTTGATATCATGCGGGACATATTGTTTTGAATATTCCACGCACTTGTGATTGCAGCAATCGTTCCTTTCGTCACTCTCGTAAATTTCAGGGAAGAAACATTTGCCTCCAATGTCGATCCATGCAAGCGGAGTTTTCGCCCCTGTTTCCAAATCTAGCCTATGCATGtgcaagaaatccaaaagaaaatGTTGACCACACCACTCGAACTCAATTGCAGCCCTCTTTTCATTTAACTCATTTCGGATTGCACATATAACAGGATCAGGCAAATCATTCCAGTCACCCTTCTCGTAGATCATAACACGCTTTGCAATTCCGGTCTTCTTAAAATAAGAGTAGTATCTGACCAGCGACTTCCCAGACAGATTCTCGTAAGCACCTTCCAATTTCCTTCTTTTGTCGGGAACTTGGCTCTGCGGGTTCGGTGGGGGAACATCTTGCAGGTTTGCACACGACACACCAGTAACATATGCAGCATAGCTTGCTGCGCGTTTCCTCTTTTTACCGGAACCATCTTCGCGTCTACTATCCAACACCTTGACGATCTTCGTTTCCATTTCTAGCTATTAACAATGCTAAACCTATAACCTTGAAAGAAAAAGTCAACTGTAACTCTTAACTCGCTATCAGTCCTAAAGATGGTGCCTTGCCGACAGCATTAAAGAGCACTGCACAAAAGAAACGGAAATGCATAAGATACTAAACAACAATATTACAAGTTACAAGTTCCTCCATTAAACACTATCTCACagttaacaagataaaaaatCAGAGCATAAATTTAGGAGACGACAACCATCATGGTATATCTATCGTAACAAGGGACATTTGCTACAGTTTACATCAGTCAGCAAAGTCACGAGCAGCGTACTCATTCAAAAACAAGTGTGTTACAAAGACAATCCTTACTTTCTAcaagaaaagaaataagaaagaaaaattacaaCATTTACATGTAAACACACATAGtctaaatcaattaaaacatcCAAGATCTGCGAACTCAACCATGAGTTTGAAACTCACCCAACGGTAACAGTTAGAGTCTGGTGGGTAGATACAAGTGTGTTCATCTTCTTTGTCATAGAAATAAACACAATCAGAGAAGAAACAAACGCCACCGTCGATTTATACAGCCGTCGGTAAGAAAGATCCTGCAACAAGtcaatcaattcaacacaaacGACTCAAAGCGTCTCGGAATCATACGAATCTAAGCCGATCTACCGGAAAACACCTTTAAAATCCAATCGAAGACAAGACATGCGATGAGTTTA
The nucleotide sequence above comes from Brassica napus cultivar Da-Ae chromosome A9, Da-Ae, whole genome shotgun sequence. Encoded proteins:
- the LOC106435255 gene encoding inactive poly [ADP-ribose] polymerase RCD1 isoform X2 codes for the protein METKIVKVLDSRREDGSGKKRKRAASYAAYVTGVSCANLQDVPPPNPQSQVPDKRRKLEGAYENLSGKSLVRYYSYFKKTGIAKRVMIYEKGDWNDLPDPVICAIRNELNEKRAAIEFEWCGQHFLLDFLHMHRLDLETGAKTPLAWIDIGGKCFFPEIYESDERNDCCNHKCVEYSKQYVPHDIKLRLEIDVNAGEPRLNLEECSDESGDSMDDDPAEDSCSRRIEPAVSKWDETDAIAVSGVKPAGAEGLDKDAVKKMFAVGTASLGHVAVLDVGRFSSEIAEARLELFQKQVEITKKHRGDANVRYAWLPAKREVLSGIMMQGLGVGGAFIRKSMYGVGIHLTAADCPYFSARYCDIDENGVRYMVLCRIIMGNMELLRGDKAQFFSGGEEYDNGVDDVENPKNYIVWNINMNTHIFPEYVVRFKLSVPHNAEGDMVARHDNSGVTLEGPKDLPPPQGPERGSGSANSVGSSTTKPKSPWMPFPTLFAAISPKIAEKDMCFINADYQQLREKKMTRGEFVRKLRGIVGDDLLRSTITALQNQPKLNKEIPGSDEEGAGGFVK
- the LOC106435255 gene encoding inactive poly [ADP-ribose] polymerase RCD1 isoform X1 — translated: METKIVKVLDSRREDGSGKKRKRAASYAAYVTGVSCANLQDVPPPNPQSQVPDKRRKLEGAYENLSGKSLVRYYSYFKKTGIAKRVMIYEKGDWNDLPDPVICAIRNELNEKRAAIEFEWCGQHFLLDFLHMHRLDLETGAKTPLAWIDIGGKCFFPEIYESDERNDCCNHKCVEYSKQYVPHDIKLRLEIDVNAGEPRLNLEECSDESGDSMDDDPAEDSCSRRIEPAVSKWDETDAIAVSGVKPAGAEGLDKDAVKKMFAVGTASLGHVAVLDVGRFSSEIAEARLELFQKQVEITKKHRGDANVRYAWLPAKREVLSGIMMQGLGVGGAFIRKSMYGVGIHLTAADCPYFSARYCDIDENGVRYMVLCRIIMGNMELLRGDKAQFFSGGEEYDNGVDDVENPKNYIVWNINMNTHIFPEYVVRFKLSVPHNAEGDMVARHDNSGVTLEGPKDLPPPQVDSNGPERGSGSANSVGSSTTKPKSPWMPFPTLFAAISPKIAEKDMCFINADYQQLREKKMTRGEFVRKLRGIVGDDLLRSTITALQNQPKLNKEIPGSDEEGAGGFVK